CCATTTATTTCAATCACAAAAGTGCTTCGTTTTGCTGGGCTTAACCCTGACTGGATGTGCTTGGGTTACTCTTTTGCACAGTAAATGTATAATAGATGAtacaaactattaaaaaataaataaataatatcagTTAGCTATTAAAGGTTACTGACAGTCCCTATATACTACTCTTCTTCAGCACATGAAGTAACCTTTTAAAAGTCCTCTTAAGTCCCGCCTCTTTTTACCACTTGTCCCTtgagaaaacaaagacaagtGCGCTGACATTGGCTGTCTCTtttgtcaatcaaacagcatcCTCTTATGAAGCTCCTCCTCCTTTCCGACTGAAGTTTctcttttgaaaaacatttctcTCTTTCAAAGTATCTTGACGCAACCCGTTATACTCACCATCTCCGTACTCTCTCGATGGCGGCCATCACTTTCTTAATGTCATCTTTAGCGCGGCTTCGGGTCTCTGCGCGGACCGAACGACCCGACATTTCTAAATTTTATCGGTACTCTTACTGGAATCGTGTCGGTCTCGCAGTCTGGCTGCACTTATCTCGCGAGAACTCACAACTCCACTTTCCAGAGCTTCTTGACAGGTCCCACCTACTTACTAAGGGCACAGGTggctgcttttttttctttttttttttttttgtacattaataactttattttaaaccaCTAGTCATATACAGTCAACGACCGAATGGCCAAATCATCTTGTATGAACTGTACTTGTTTATAAcctaaatgatttatttaactCTTAATAGTTATAGtacctttcaaaataaaagtcttcgggggctttttttttttttttagtagagTTGAGATATTGAAATTGGTGTTGTAATTCTCAAcagttaatgttaaaatgttttcacgttatgtttaataataacattttataaaaagttAACATACTTTATTATTtctattcattattttaaatgatttaaatacaCCTTTTAATTATTACAAAACGTTGCAGCTGTTAAGTTACTTAAAGTactgcatgtcatttttttattctaaaatattcCTATCCCAGTTCAATATGCAGAGACAACTGTAAGTAGGCAAAATTATAAAAAGTCAAATATAATGCAGTTTAAAGGCAAAACAGAGACtatattttgtcaaaattgaggtATGAGATAATCTGTCCTTTGACGGGCAGACAGCTATGCTCGTTTAGAGAAATAAGGAGTatgaaaataatcaaatcaaccaaaaatatttccatttctgTATTACTGCCTTTTGCCAGGGGCAGTATATTTCCCCTGAAATGTGTAAGCATGTCACCTTTAAAGCCTCAGAGACGACAGAAGAAAATGTAATGGAAAAGGAACAAAAGTCATTtacaaacacttaaaaacaCTTGATTTATTCAATAAAATCAGCATGCTAAGGCCAATTATTTCTGAAACGAAAAACAGCCTGGCTTCCCAGTGAAAACAAATCAGCCTTTACTTCTTTGATGCGTTCAACACTGTGTCCAGAGCACTCTGAGCATCTGATATCTGCTGCTCAAGTCTCTGTCTCACTCCATCATTTGTAGTTTTCTTCAGCATTGTCTGCATGTCCTGGATGGCAGCGCGGTACCCGGTTACATTGTGAAAGACGCGAATGGCACGGTCCCCAGTACTAACTAGGAAACGGCTGTTGATGTCAAACTTAAGGTCGGTAATTTTTGCGCTGTGAACACCGTGGAACTCCTCCTCTAGTTCACCAGTGGTAGCACTGTACAAGGCTATATCACAACCGTTTGCTATGGCTACTACACGACCGTCGGGAGACAAGGCAATGCGGCTCCCCTCCGACACCTGACATGGCACGGTCCGGAGCAAATATGGGTCCTGCTTTTTCTTATACTCCACATCAGTGTCCCACAGCTTCCATGTGCCATCTTTGGACACAGTCACCATTCTGTAAAAGGTAGTGAAATGTTATGAAGTGTAGCTATCCATTTATACTTAAATTTGACTTTTAAGGGTTAGAtcatccaaaaaatgaaatttctgtcattaagtactcacccgtaagaccttcgttcatcttcagaacacaaattaagatattttttatgaaatccaagtttttttttttatcccccaatacaaagcaacataattacagtcattcaaggtccagaaatgtcaacatgactacagtggttcaaccttaatgttatgaagtgacgagaatactttttgtccgcaaaaaacaaaacaaaaataatgactttattcaacaatatcttctctcacctgtattctcgtcactttcaacattaaggttgaaccactgaggTTTGAACAACTAaggtttttactacttttctggaccttgaatgacgctAATTACATGgatttctatgggagataaaagaactcttggatttcatcaaaaatatcttaatttgtgttctgaggctgaacgaaggtcttacgggtttgtaacaacatgagggtgagtacttaatgagagaaatttcattttgggtgaactaaccctttaatacttgGGCAATATTGTGCTACACAGTCATGCTAATAAAGCTCATTTgaaattgagagagagagagagagagagaaaatcttGCCTTCGAGAGTCATTGGAGAAATCAAAGGAGTAAACTCCAGCTGAGTGTCCCTTAAGGTCAAATGCACGGGTGACCTCTTTAAACTCCcctgatttaccaaagcaaaCTTCCCACACCTTCACATCAGGGGTAAAGCCACAGGAAGCAACAAACCTTATGagaagaaatataaaaaaatagagGTTTTAAATCTATTTCATCTGCATTACACTTCTATATTCTTTAAAACCACTGACGCAGCACATTTCAGTATAAATTGTTTTATGAATCGGTCACAATGTGCTGTGCGAACCTTATTATATACAACACATttgtttaaatgtataaaaaataaattacaaaaatatatgacATAACATCATTCAAATTCCCAGAGGAGCTGCTCATATTGCTTCTTGAACTAACCGTCCACACGGTGACACAGCAGCATGCGAGCTGGTCATCTGATTAGTGTTGATGGTAGCTAAAACCTCTCCTTTCAGATCCCAGATGACAATAGTGGTGTCAACAGAGGCAGACATTATAAATTTGCCTGAAAACAGAATATAAAATGAGCAATTAAGTCTTATGCAAGCTTGCTTAGCTTATGTATATGACATTTAGTACAGTTCAGATGGATTTAGTTAATGGAGTCCACTGACCTGTCTCTGCGATTCCGATGTTGATAATGATTCCCTTGTGTTTCTGAGGGAAATCCCCCGGAGCAGCTTTGAAATTGAATGTCCCATCATCCTTTTTAATCATCTTATAGATTCGAATGGTCTCTCCATTAGCCAGCCAAGTGATAAACGCTCTAGGGACAAAAACGAACCAGTCAGCAGTAATAACCGGTTAAAAGAGTAAGAGAAAACTTGTAGATTTAACATTACAGAATatattaatgacataaattgTGCGTGTTAATGAAGCTAAACGTACCGACAGTCTGGGCTGAAGCGGACGAATGTGGCGTGGTCAAACTCAATGTTGGCCCGCAAGGACTTGTGATCTCGGTCCAGGAAGTCTTTAGTGCTCCAGATCCTGATAGTACGGTCATCTGAGCAGGATGCAAGGTATTTGGCATTGCTACTAAAATCCAGGCAGGTCACATTGCCACTGTGACTCTAGAAGAGGGGAATGAAATACACAGAAATATAGATCAATATACAGGACTTTGACAAGCAAATAAGACAATGTAATTCAATATAATATCGttacaatttatattttaatatatttaatataaaatttaatttatacctatgaaggcaaagctgaattttcagcatcattactccagtcttcagtgtcacatgatccttcagaaatcattctaatatgctgatttacagcttaaaagacatttctttattattatcaatgctgaaagcagatgtgctgcttaatatttttgtggtaacTTTCCCCTTTGATGGGtagaaactttaaaaaaaaaaacagcatttgtttgaaatagaaatgttttgtaacatttaaatgtctttactttcacatttcaatttcaatttaatgcatccttgctgaataaaaccaTTAATTGCTTTGCTATCCTGTACTTCCACCTGTTTTGCCATCCTGGACATCTACTAGTTGCCCTTGACATGCTATGCCAGCAAATTACGTCATgtgtttactatattttttagattttagcaCGAATTACCTTCAGAGAGGAAGCCAGTAGCTGGTGTGAAAATGTGTGCTGCTGCGGTCTCTCCTTACGGGGGCGCTGTTGCTGCTGTTTCTGCTTTTTGGAAGGAGCTTTCGTTTCATTTTCCTCCACTGTAACATTATCCAGTTTGATTATGAAGACAgaacatcaaaataaactactttCCAACCTAAACTATGTCTTTGAAATGAACTTAAAACGTTGTTAGTGACAAGAAATCAACATCAAAACTAAAGTTGCTGGCAGGTAGAAGAGGGACAAACTTACCCGGTGCATCGGTGTCATTATTCTGTTCGTTCTGCTCAGATAATTCACCTTTCTGTCTACCAACAGCCACGGCCACTAACACAACCAGCGCACCTATCAGTACAGATAGTGCAAAGATCGCTGCAAACTCCATCTTGGCTAGATTTGTGCAACGTTATCACTCCTGACACAAGCAAGCAGATACAAGAGACTGGCTGTATAGAAGCagatctgtctgtctctcttcttTGTAACTTGAGTCGCACTCAGTTCCACTTCACTCCAGTGACTCGCTGGCAGCTTGACTGCACATTACAGTGATCTTCATTTACTATTCTAATGTGTCCAAGTTCTCAGGGGAGCGCGACAGCCCCTGTATTTGTTTTGAAAACTGCAAAACttgttataatataaattacgTGAATGAAATGGAACCTCAAAAGGGGTATGTTATCTCAAAGAATGAATTATACTACACGTCACGAAATCAAGTGCCTAATGTCTTTTCACCAGCGCGCAGCCGCGAGATTTTCTCCTTCTTTGGTGAGCGAATGGCTTAGGCCGAAAGTTCGAGCTGTTAGCGCCCCTAACGGTTTGGAGTCTCAGCAGAAATTTACAAGTGACCCGTTTACGCCAAAatttttctcacacacactcttgtCTTTGTGAGGACATTCATCAACACAATGCAATCTCTAGCTCattaccctaaccctacccatcacaacTAAGTGCCTAACCTGAACCCtttccctaaacctacccaatTATAACCTTATCCCTAAAACCAAGTCTTGGCCCACAAAAAGGCTTTTAAAGGGCTCTCAGAAAGTGAGGACAGACCAAAATGTCCTCTCTTTACTCTCTTGGTCCTCACTCTGATGGTCTAAAACTCAAACCAGTCCTCACAAAGATATCGgtacaaatacacaaacacaaacaaatcaataaaattTAAAGATTTGATGGTTTTGAAGTCCATGAAATGGAATGCACAACtcattttgaaacaaaataacaaaaatacaaaaaaaaaaaaatttagggaTACATCAACAGCATGCAGACACTACATGCTGGTATTTGATATTGGCcaatattacagattttttaatgtaatgttattggtggatattcattttatgtcataaatttaatgttttaaatattaaaactttgtttaattacaaaatttgtttaattttatagcCTATCTATTAATACAAGTTCAACACATTTTAAAGTCCAAGTCTGTACATGCATTTATTGGAAGGACAAcccatttttcttaaaaaaaggaaagaaaaaatagaaaatatttccAGTTAGCACTTACAATACAATATATCCATGTGTTGCATTTCTATAGATTCATTCTTTTTGACATCACTCCACAGGTGCTACAGAATGACATTaaacaacaaatataattttagttATCATTTTGAAAAACTAAGGTCCCTGTTTTATCTTAATTCATAACCAGACACATTTCatgcattcataaaaaaaataatattcagcATCTTAATAATTTGTTGAAATTGTCTACTGGTTTTTCATAAATTCAAACAAAAGGCGTGTGCCCTTATAGTCACAGTCGTATTTTCAATAACGAGAAGTGCTCAATTAATAACAAAACCTTTCATCATATTGGTCCAATTTCCGAAATGGGACCTTAGCTATAAATTACATCATACACTTCATTTCTCAGTAGCTGAACATCTGTGGTGCAGCAGTGGTTTGTTGTTGAGGAGGTCCCGTGACTTGCGGCTGAATCTGATGCCTTTGATCTGGCAGTGGTTGTGGCTGCTCCGGTGGTGCCTGAGCGGGCTGAACATCCGTCTGGGTGTCATCTATGGTGGTCGCATGATCTCCATCGGCCGGTGTGACGGGCCTCCAGGTTAAAGCGGGCTGTTCCAGTTGGTGGGAGATCGGGTTGACGAAGGTAGTGAGGTTGATGAAATGCGCCACTGATTGCGGAGCCGTGGTCCCTGTGGATCCCACCGCCTCTGACTGGAGATCTGCTGGACGGTTGTGCAGCATGGCTGAACCGCTGACAGCATCAAAGGTCACGGTAAGGATGGAGCTGTCCAGGGTGAGGGGCCGATCGCTTGGAGCGAGGTGGCTGACGGCGACAGGCTGCAGGCTGCTGAACTGGGCAGGAGCGGGTGTGGTGATGGGAGTCACAGTGATGTTGGTTAAACTGACCGAGCTGGAGGGGGCTGGAGGGGCGCTGGGGTCAGCCAACACTACCAcctgtgtgtgtacatttgacgAAGGAGATTATTCAATAGAACCGAATGAAGCAACACCTCAAATCAAATGCACAACCAAACAGAAATATCTGTCCATGAAATGGCATTCGCAACCCATTTTGCTTCTGTGATTTCAGggtaaaacaaaatattcaacaagaaaaaaaaatatatatttaatatattataatatataataatatataattaatatatttttaatatatttttgtaatattgattattttctcatccagtttttttttttttgtgaggagacactgcctcccttgcctcaaAGGAAATGCCCCTgctttttgaatgaaaaaatattaaaacattttttaatgttttttttcattgaaagtctgctcaccaaggctgcaattattttatcaaaaatacagtaaaaacaaggatattgttaaatattattacaatttaaataaattttaaaatgtatttattcctgtgatggcaatgctgaattttcagcatttttttcaggattctttgatgaatagaaagttcaaaagaacagcatttattttaaaatataaatcttttgtaacattataaatgtctttactgtcacttttgatcaatttaatgcttccttgttgaataaaagttttcatttaattgaaaaaaatcgTACTGGCCAcaatcttttgaacagtatgctcaattttgtttttatgttgactttaaagagTGAAATGCTAAGAGATCGTTCCTGACGGAACAAACCTGCTGAATGCTCTGCACAGCAGAGTTGGTTTCATCTCCCACGGTGGTTGAGAACTCAGTGGTTCTGCTGGTGAAGTCAGCATACTCGTCTGAATCAGACAGCTCAGGCTCATGAGGCAGGAGTTTTGCCCTCTTCTTGGAGGGATTGGAGTTCCTGGAGGCTTTTTCCGCAGCAAGAGAGCTTTTCTCCAGAGTCAGAGAGGGCTGAACAACAGCGAGAACAAACAGAAACCAAATAATGAAAAAACACATTGAAATGTCTCTCATGTCAGAGCAATAGCCTTGTGGACATAAATAGAGCATCTGTGCTTCCTGTCTCATCTACACTATCCTATCTAATAAAGAccaaaaatataactaaaaAAACATAGAAGAAATATCTCTCATGCCACACTATCCTCCTTTAATTTTCATTCTCTATCATGATGCAATACAGGCTGTTAAAAGACAAACCTGTGCAATACTAATGGTAGAGGCGTCGACTGTTGATGGTTCTTGAAGATCAAAGTCACCCAATCGTACAGCCACAATCTGAAAGATCACACGAAGCTTAGACATATTGCTTTCCATAAGctcaaacattttaaaggtgtgatcaaaaaatataatatgtCCTGCACATGATATGAGGCCAGAAATGAACAATTAGTTCCCACAACTTACTAATACGTCAGCACGTTTTACCATTTAGTTCCCTCATTTTATGTAAATAGTGCACACAATATAAAATTTCGTTCcattgttttagttaaatcaaaacgagggaatgaattagttcAATGTGGCCACGATTTACTAtaacgagggaacaaattaataagtCGTGGAAACAAACTCTTAACTTGTGGCCACTATTTACT
The DNA window shown above is from Ctenopharyngodon idella isolate HZGC_01 chromosome 10, HZGC01, whole genome shotgun sequence and carries:
- the tbl2 gene encoding transducin beta-like protein 2 yields the protein MEFAAIFALSVLIGALVVLVAVAVGRQKGELSEQNEQNNDTDAPVEENETKAPSKKQKQQQQRPRKERPQQHTFSHQLLASSLKSHSGNVTCLDFSSNAKYLASCSDDRTIRIWSTKDFLDRDHKSLRANIEFDHATFVRFSPDCRAFITWLANGETIRIYKMIKKDDGTFNFKAAPGDFPQKHKGIIINIGIAETGKFIMSASVDTTIVIWDLKGEVLATINTNQMTSSHAAVSPCGRFVASCGFTPDVKVWEVCFGKSGEFKEVTRAFDLKGHSAGVYSFDFSNDSRRMVTVSKDGTWKLWDTDVEYKKKQDPYLLRTVPCQVSEGSRIALSPDGRVVAIANGCDIALYSATTGELEEEFHGVHSAKITDLKFDINSRFLVSTGDRAIRVFHNVTGYRAAIQDMQTMLKKTTNDGVRQRLEQQISDAQSALDTVLNASKK